A stretch of Lathyrus oleraceus cultivar Zhongwan6 chromosome 6, CAAS_Psat_ZW6_1.0, whole genome shotgun sequence DNA encodes these proteins:
- the LOC127098110 gene encoding caffeoylshikimate esterase: MAKEIEIKYEEEYVLNSRGMKLLATKWIPANENPKALIFMCHGYAMECSITMNSTARRFVKSGYAVYGIDYEGHGKSDGLAGLVMNFDDVIDDCFNHFSKICEKGENKNKMRYLLGESMGGAVAMLLHWKKPDYWDGAILSAPMCKIADDIKPNAWMVTIFSALSKLTPTWQIIPTEDIIDIAFKVPEVRKQIKGNKYCFKGKPRLRTGYELNRVATEIEKRLDEVSLPFLILHGEADRVTDVSVSKQLYEVASSSDKTLKLYPKMWHGLLYGEPPENLEIVFSDIFSWIEKRTKYGNTRIERELKNENEDSTRGTYSCC, from the exons ATG GCGAAAGAAATTGAAATCAAATATGAAGAAGAATATGTATTGAATTCTCGAGGAATGAAACTATTAGCAACGAAATGGATTCCTGCAAATGAAAATCCAAAAGCTTTAATCTTCATGTGTCATGGATATGCCATGGAATGCAGCATCACCATGAACA GCACAGCAAGAAGATTTGTAAAAAGTGGATATGCAGTATATGGTATAGATTATGAAGGACATGGCAAATCAGACGGATTAGCGGGTCTTGTTATGAATTTTGATGATGTCATTGATGATTGTTTCAATCATTTCAGCAAAATATGTG AAAAGGgtgaaaataaaaataagatgAGATATTTGTTAGGAGAATCCATGGGAGGAGCTGTGGCTATGCTTTTGCACTGGAAAAAGCCAGATTATTGGGATGGTGCTATTTTGTCAGCACCCATGTGCAAG ATTGCAGATGATATAAAACCGAATGCATGGATGGTTACTATATTCAGTGCACTAAGCAAACTCACTCCAACTTGGCAAATAATCCCAACGGAAGATATTATTGATATTGCTTTTAAAGTTCCTGAAGTCAGAAAACAG ATAAAAGGTAATAAATATTGCTTCAAGGGAAAACCACGTTTGAGAACAGGTTATGAACTGAATAGAGTTGCTACAGAAATTGAAAAAAGATTGGATGAAGTTTCATTGCCATTTTTGATATTGCATGGGGAAGCAGATAGAGTTACTGATGTATCAGTGAGTAAACAGTTATATGAAGTGGCTTCAAGCTCTGATAAGACATTGAAATTGTACCCTAAAATGTGGCATGGTTTGTTGTATGGAGAGCCACCAGAAAATTTGGAGATTGTTTTTTCAGATATTTTTAGTTGGATAGAGAAGAGAACTAAGTATGGTAATACAAGAATTGAGAGggaattgaaaaatgaaaatgaagaTTCTACAAGAGGAACTTACTCTTGTTGTTAG